One Pseudomonas muyukensis DNA segment encodes these proteins:
- a CDS encoding glycine zipper 2TM domain-containing protein yields the protein MRKSALLLASFTTVSLLLGGCQSSLTGDSYSRDEARRVQTVRMGTIESLRPVKIEGTKTPIGGGAGAIVGGVAGSAVGGGRGSIVAAVIGAVAGGLAGSAAEEGLTRTQGVEITVREDDGSMRAYVQQVQQNEIFRVGERVRIMTVDGTSRVTH from the coding sequence ATGCGTAAATCCGCTTTGCTGCTGGCCAGCTTCACCACCGTGTCGCTGCTGCTGGGCGGCTGCCAATCGTCGCTGACCGGCGACAGCTACTCCCGTGATGAGGCCCGCCGCGTGCAGACCGTGCGCATGGGCACCATCGAATCCTTGCGGCCGGTGAAGATCGAAGGCACCAAGACCCCGATCGGCGGTGGCGCCGGTGCCATCGTCGGTGGCGTCGCCGGCAGCGCCGTGGGCGGTGGCCGTGGCAGCATCGTTGCCGCGGTCATCGGTGCCGTGGCCGGCGGCCTGGCCGGCTCGGCCGCCGAAGAAGGCCTGACCCGCACCCAGGGCGTGGAAATCACCGTACGCGAAGACGACGGCAGCATGCGTGCCTATGTGCAGCAGGTGCAGCAGAACGAGATCTTCCGCGTCGGCGAGCGCGTGCGCATCATGACGGTCGATGGCACCAGCCGCGTCACTCACTGA
- a CDS encoding ABC transporter ATP-binding protein, which translates to MLKFENVSTFYGKIQALHSVNVEINQGEIVTLIGANGAGKSTLLMTLCGSPQASSGSIKYLGEELVGQPSSHIMRKSIAVVPEGRRVFARLTVEENLAMGGFFTNKGDYQEQLDKVLQLFPRLKERYIQRGGTMSGGEQQMLAIGRALMSKPKLLLLDEPSLGLAPIIIQQIFDIIEQLRRDGVTVFLVEQNANQALKIADRAYVLENGKVVMQGTGEALLTDPKVRDAYLGG; encoded by the coding sequence ATGCTGAAGTTCGAGAACGTTTCCACCTTCTACGGCAAGATCCAGGCGCTGCACAGCGTCAACGTCGAGATCAACCAGGGCGAGATCGTCACCCTGATCGGCGCCAACGGCGCCGGCAAGTCGACCTTGCTGATGACCCTGTGCGGTTCGCCCCAGGCCAGCAGCGGCAGCATCAAGTACCTGGGAGAGGAGCTGGTCGGCCAGCCGTCCTCGCACATCATGCGCAAGAGCATCGCGGTGGTGCCGGAAGGCCGCCGCGTGTTCGCCCGCCTGACCGTCGAGGAAAACCTGGCCATGGGCGGTTTCTTCACCAACAAGGGCGACTACCAGGAGCAGCTGGACAAGGTCCTGCAGCTGTTCCCGCGCCTGAAGGAGCGCTACATCCAGCGTGGCGGCACCATGTCCGGCGGCGAGCAGCAGATGCTCGCCATCGGCCGGGCGCTGATGAGCAAGCCCAAGTTGCTGCTGCTCGACGAACCGTCGCTGGGCCTGGCGCCGATCATCATCCAGCAGATCTTCGACATCATCGAACAGCTGCGCCGCGATGGCGTGACCGTGTTCCTGGTGGAGCAGAACGCCAACCAGGCGCTGAAGATCGCCGACCGCGCCTACGTGCTGGAAAACGGCAAGGTGGTGATGCAGGGCACCGGTGAAGCGCTGTTGACCGACCCGAAGGTGCGCGACGCCTACCTGGGGGGTTGA
- the livH gene encoding high-affinity branched-chain amino acid ABC transporter permease LivH: protein MPEIYHFLQQLVNGLTIGSTYALIAIGYTMVYGIIGMINFAHGEVYMIGSYVAFIALAGLAMMGIHSLPILMTVAFVATICVTSAYGYSIERVAYRPLRNSNRLIPLISAIGMSIFLQNTVLLSQDSKDKSIPNLIPGSFSFGPGGAEEVLVSYMQILVFVVTLVAMTCLTLFISRSRLGRACRACAEDIKMANLLGINTNNIIALTFVIGAALAAVAAVLLSMQYGVINPNAGFLVGLKAFTAAVLGGIGSIPGAMLGGLVLGVAEAFGADIFGDQYKDVVAFGLLVLVLLFRPTGILGRPEVEKV from the coding sequence ATGCCTGAGATCTACCATTTCCTACAACAACTGGTTAACGGATTGACCATCGGCAGTACCTACGCGCTGATCGCCATCGGTTACACGATGGTGTACGGCATCATCGGCATGATCAACTTCGCCCACGGCGAGGTGTACATGATCGGTAGCTATGTGGCCTTCATCGCCCTGGCCGGGCTGGCCATGATGGGCATCCACTCGTTGCCGATCCTGATGACCGTGGCCTTCGTCGCCACCATCTGCGTCACCAGTGCCTATGGCTACAGCATCGAACGGGTCGCCTACCGGCCGCTGCGCAACAGCAACCGGCTGATCCCGCTGATCTCCGCCATCGGCATGTCGATCTTCCTGCAGAACACCGTCCTGTTGTCGCAGGACTCGAAAGACAAGTCCATCCCCAACCTGATCCCCGGCAGCTTCTCGTTCGGCCCGGGCGGTGCGGAGGAAGTGCTGGTCTCGTACATGCAGATCCTGGTGTTCGTGGTGACCCTGGTCGCCATGACCTGCCTGACCCTGTTCATCTCCCGTTCCCGCCTGGGCCGCGCCTGCCGTGCCTGCGCCGAGGACATCAAGATGGCCAACCTGCTGGGCATCAACACCAACAACATCATCGCCCTGACCTTCGTCATCGGTGCCGCCCTGGCGGCGGTGGCGGCCGTGCTGCTGAGCATGCAGTACGGGGTGATCAACCCCAACGCCGGTTTCCTGGTAGGCCTGAAGGCCTTCACCGCGGCGGTGCTGGGCGGCATCGGCAGCATTCCGGGCGCCATGCTCGGCGGGCTGGTGCTGGGCGTGGCCGAAGCGTTCGGCGCCGATATCTTCGGCGACCAGTACAAGGACGTGGTGGCATTCGGTCTTTTGGTTCTTGTCCTGCTGTTCCGGCCGACCGGCATCCTGGGCCGCCCGGAGGTTGAAAAAGTATGA
- a CDS encoding COG3650 family protein encodes MRLTPSLLLTALLPLFAGCQVLAEKPVDPNLGSTRLQGELSAAGGHLLFKPCRESRRFIVKDAAGTGILQEAANLADDAGDKLFADVRGRMTGSQQAGSDGQLEVTRLYRLETSEYSGCEDPNFKQLTLRAGGNEPDWDIKASGKGMVLNRVGEPPLPLPYLEEALPGGGLSLSSEANGQRVELWVAPQRCVDGATGAIRHLKAELRMDGKTLQGCAYYGGARDL; translated from the coding sequence ATGCGCCTCACCCCTTCCCTGCTGCTCACCGCCCTGCTGCCGCTGTTCGCCGGCTGCCAGGTGCTGGCCGAAAAACCCGTCGACCCAAACCTCGGCAGCACCCGCCTGCAGGGCGAACTGAGCGCAGCCGGCGGCCACCTGCTGTTCAAGCCATGCCGTGAAAGCCGCCGCTTCATCGTCAAGGACGCCGCCGGCACCGGCATTCTCCAGGAAGCCGCCAACCTGGCCGATGACGCCGGTGACAAACTGTTCGCCGATGTTCGAGGGCGCATGACCGGCAGCCAGCAAGCCGGCAGCGATGGCCAACTCGAGGTGACTCGCCTGTACCGCCTGGAAACCTCCGAATACAGCGGCTGCGAAGACCCCAACTTCAAGCAGCTGACCCTGCGCGCCGGTGGCAACGAGCCGGACTGGGACATCAAGGCCAGCGGCAAGGGCATGGTCCTCAACCGTGTCGGCGAGCCGCCGCTGCCACTGCCCTACCTGGAAGAAGCACTGCCCGGTGGCGGCCTGAGCCTGTCCAGCGAAGCCAACGGCCAGCGCGTCGAGTTGTGGGTCGCGCCGCAGCGCTGCGTCGACGGCGCCACGGGTGCCATCCGCCACCTCAAGGCCGAACTGCGCATGGACGGCAAGACCCTGCAAGGCTGCGCCTACTACGGCGGTGCCCGCGATCTCTGA
- the livG gene encoding high-affinity branched-chain amino acid ABC transporter ATP-binding protein LivG, with protein MSREILQVSGLSMRFGGLLAVNGVGLTVKEKQVVALIGPNGAGKTTVFNCLTGFYKPSGGTILLDGQPIQGLAGHQIARKGVVRTFQNVRLFKEMTALENLLIAQHRHLNTNFFAGLFKTPSFRRSEKEAMERAQYWLEKVNLTEFANRTAGTLAYGQQRRLEIARCMMTQPRIIMLDEPAAGLNPKETEDLKALIGYLRESHNVTVLLIEHDMKLVMSISDHIVVINQGTPLADGTPEEIRGNPDVIKAYLGEA; from the coding sequence ATGAGCCGCGAAATTCTGCAAGTCAGCGGCCTGAGCATGCGCTTCGGCGGCTTGTTGGCGGTCAACGGCGTGGGCCTGACCGTCAAGGAAAAACAGGTGGTGGCCTTGATCGGCCCCAACGGCGCCGGCAAGACCACGGTGTTCAACTGCCTGACCGGCTTCTACAAGCCCAGCGGCGGAACCATCCTGCTCGACGGCCAGCCGATCCAGGGCCTGGCCGGCCATCAGATCGCCCGCAAGGGCGTGGTGCGGACCTTCCAGAACGTGCGCCTGTTCAAGGAGATGACCGCGCTGGAGAACCTGCTGATCGCCCAGCACCGCCACCTCAATACCAACTTCTTCGCCGGGCTGTTCAAGACCCCAAGCTTCCGCCGCAGCGAAAAAGAGGCCATGGAGCGCGCCCAGTACTGGCTGGAGAAGGTCAACCTGACCGAGTTCGCCAACCGTACCGCCGGCACCCTCGCCTATGGCCAGCAACGGCGCCTGGAAATCGCCCGCTGCATGATGACCCAACCGCGGATCATCATGCTCGACGAACCGGCCGCCGGCCTGAACCCCAAGGAGACCGAGGACCTCAAGGCCCTCATTGGCTACCTGCGCGAATCGCACAACGTGACCGTGCTGCTGATCGAGCACGACATGAAACTGGTGATGAGCATTTCCGACCACATCGTGGTGATCAACCAGGGCACGCCCCTGGCCGACGGCACGCCGGAAGAGATTCGCGGCAACCCGGATGTGATCAAGGCCTACCTGGGGGAGGCGTAA
- a CDS encoding high-affinity branched-chain amino acid ABC transporter permease LivM — protein MNRNLKQAFFSALLVWAVAFPVLGLKLSIDGISLIVHSQGSFTISIIAACSVLMFLRVLFDKQWSAVMGRRSERKLVPPSVSNFLTLPKTQRWVIMGLIVAALIWPFFGSRGAVDIATLILIYVLLGLGLNIVVGLAGLLDLGYVGFYAVGAYSYAMLSHYLGWSFWVCLPIAGLMAATFGFLLGFPVLRLRGDYLAIVTLGFGEIIRLFLRNLTDWTGGPNGISNIPKPEFFGLTFERKAAEGMQTFHEFFGLQYNSINKVIFLYLVALLLALLALFVINRLLRMPIGRAWEALREDEIACRALGLNPTVIKLSAFTLGACFAGFAGSFFAARQGLVTPESFTFIESAIILAIVVLGGMGSQLGVILAAIVMILLPEMMREFSEYRMLMFGALMVLMMIWRPQGLLPMQRPHMELRR, from the coding sequence ATGAACAGAAATCTCAAACAGGCGTTCTTCAGCGCCTTGCTGGTCTGGGCCGTGGCCTTCCCGGTGCTGGGCCTGAAACTCAGCATCGACGGCATCAGCCTGATCGTGCACAGCCAGGGCTCGTTCACCATCAGCATCATCGCCGCGTGCTCGGTGCTGATGTTCCTGCGCGTGCTGTTCGACAAGCAGTGGAGCGCGGTGATGGGCCGCCGCTCGGAGCGCAAGCTGGTACCGCCTTCGGTGAGCAACTTCCTGACCCTGCCGAAAACCCAGCGCTGGGTGATCATGGGGCTGATCGTGGCGGCGCTGATCTGGCCGTTCTTCGGCTCGCGCGGCGCGGTCGACATCGCCACGCTGATCCTGATCTACGTGCTGCTGGGCCTGGGCCTGAACATCGTGGTCGGCCTGGCCGGGTTGCTCGACCTGGGTTATGTCGGCTTCTATGCCGTCGGCGCCTACAGCTATGCGATGCTCTCGCATTACCTGGGCTGGAGTTTCTGGGTGTGCCTGCCGATCGCCGGCCTGATGGCCGCCACCTTTGGCTTCCTGCTCGGTTTCCCGGTGCTGCGCCTGCGCGGCGACTACCTGGCGATCGTGACCCTGGGCTTTGGCGAAATCATCCGCCTGTTCCTGCGTAACCTCACCGACTGGACCGGTGGCCCCAACGGCATCAGCAACATCCCCAAGCCTGAGTTCTTCGGCCTGACCTTCGAACGCAAGGCCGCCGAGGGGATGCAGACCTTCCACGAGTTCTTCGGGCTGCAATACAACTCGATCAACAAGGTCATCTTCCTCTACCTGGTGGCCCTGCTGCTGGCCTTGCTGGCGCTGTTCGTGATCAACCGCCTGCTGCGCATGCCGATCGGCCGCGCCTGGGAAGCGCTGCGCGAAGACGAGATCGCCTGCCGCGCGCTGGGCCTGAACCCTACCGTGATCAAGCTCTCGGCCTTCACCCTGGGTGCCTGCTTCGCCGGTTTCGCCGGCAGCTTCTTTGCCGCCCGCCAGGGCCTGGTGACACCGGAGTCGTTCACCTTCATCGAATCGGCGATCATCCTCGCCATCGTCGTGCTGGGCGGCATGGGCTCGCAATTGGGCGTGATTCTCGCGGCCATCGTGATGATCCTGCTGCCGGAGATGATGCGTGAGTTCAGCGAGTACCGGATGCTGATGTTCGGTGCGCTGATGGTGTTGATGATGATCTGGCGTCCGCAGGGCCTGCTGCCCATGCAACGTCCACACATGGAGCTGCGTCGATGA
- the pdxH gene encoding pyridoxamine 5'-phosphate oxidase, with product MTQSLADMRRDYTRDGLAEAQAPGEPFALFHHWFADALKTEQLPVEANAMTLATVDADGRPHCRVLLLKALDTRGFTFFTNYQSAKGQHLAANPFAAMTFFWPALERQVRIEGRVEKVTAKESDDYYQVRPLGSRLGAWASPQSRVIADRAELEGLVKATEARFSDTQPDCPEHWGGYRLLPERVEFWQGRASRLHDRLNYRLVDGQWLRERLAP from the coding sequence ATGACCCAATCCCTGGCCGATATGCGCCGCGACTACACCCGTGATGGCCTGGCCGAAGCCCAGGCCCCGGGGGAGCCGTTTGCGCTGTTTCACCACTGGTTCGCCGATGCGCTGAAGACCGAGCAGCTACCGGTGGAAGCCAATGCCATGACCCTGGCGACCGTCGATGCCGATGGCCGCCCGCATTGCCGGGTGCTGTTGCTCAAGGCCCTGGATACGCGCGGGTTCACCTTTTTCACCAACTACCAAAGCGCCAAGGGCCAGCACCTTGCGGCCAATCCCTTTGCCGCGATGACCTTCTTCTGGCCGGCGCTGGAGCGTCAGGTGCGCATCGAAGGGCGGGTGGAGAAGGTCACGGCCAAGGAGTCGGACGACTACTATCAGGTGCGCCCGCTGGGCAGCCGGCTGGGGGCCTGGGCGTCGCCGCAAAGCCGGGTGATTGCCGATCGCGCCGAACTCGAGGGGCTGGTCAAGGCCACCGAAGCACGCTTCAGCGATACCCAGCCTGATTGCCCGGAACATTGGGGGGGCTATCGCCTGTTGCCGGAGCGCGTGGAGTTCTGGCAGGGGCGAGCGAGCCGCTTGCATGACCGGCTCAATTACCGGCTGGTGGATGGGCAGTGGTTGCGTGAGCGCCTGGCGCCGTGA
- a CDS encoding NAD(P)/FAD-dependent oxidoreductase yields MLRITELKLPLDHSDDELRAAIVQRLGIDDAQLLGFTLFKRSYDARKKNSELLFIYTIDLQTSNEAELLRRFADDSKVGVAPDVSYKFVGQAPATLQERPIVVGFGPCGIFAGLLLAQMGFKPIVLERGKEVRQRTKDTWGLWRKSVLNPESNVQFGEGGAGTFSDGKLYSQIKDPQHHGRKVLEEFVKAGAPDEILYINKPHIGTFRLTSMVEKMREEIINLGGEVRFEQKLTDLLVDGEQLTGVVLESGEQLQSRHVVLALGHSARDTFRMLHAKGVFMEAKPFSVGFRIEHPQSLIDKARLGKYAGHPKLGAADYKLVHHAKNGRSVYSFCMCPGGTVVAATSEPGRVVTNGMSQYSRNERNANSGIVVGIDPERDYPGGPLAGIELQERLEAHAYVMGGSNYQAPAQLVGDFVAGRASTALGSVEPSYKPGVTLGDLAPSLPDFAIEAIREALPAFDRQIKGYNLHDAVLTGIETRTSSPLRITRGADYQSLNLKGLFPAGEGAGYAGGILSAGVDGIRIAEAVARDMLGLND; encoded by the coding sequence ATGCTACGAATCACCGAACTGAAGCTGCCCCTGGACCACTCCGACGACGAGCTGCGCGCGGCCATCGTCCAGCGCCTGGGCATCGACGACGCGCAACTGCTCGGTTTCACCCTGTTCAAGCGCAGCTACGACGCCCGCAAGAAGAACAGCGAATTGCTGTTCATCTACACCATCGACCTGCAGACCAGCAACGAAGCCGAACTGCTGCGCCGTTTCGCAGATGACAGCAAGGTCGGCGTCGCCCCGGACGTCAGCTACAAGTTCGTCGGCCAGGCCCCCGCCACGCTGCAGGAACGCCCGATCGTGGTCGGCTTCGGCCCTTGTGGCATCTTCGCCGGCCTGCTGCTGGCTCAGATGGGCTTCAAGCCGATCGTACTCGAGCGCGGCAAGGAAGTGCGCCAGCGCACCAAGGACACCTGGGGCCTGTGGCGCAAGAGCGTGCTCAACCCCGAGTCCAACGTGCAGTTTGGCGAAGGCGGCGCCGGGACCTTCTCCGACGGCAAGCTGTACAGCCAGATCAAGGATCCGCAGCACCATGGCCGCAAGGTTCTGGAAGAGTTCGTCAAGGCTGGCGCGCCGGACGAAATCCTCTACATCAACAAGCCGCACATCGGCACCTTCCGCCTGACCAGCATGGTCGAGAAGATGCGCGAGGAAATCATCAACCTGGGCGGCGAGGTACGCTTCGAGCAGAAACTCACCGACCTGCTGGTGGACGGCGAGCAGCTCACCGGCGTAGTCCTGGAAAGCGGCGAACAGCTGCAATCCCGGCACGTAGTGCTGGCCCTGGGCCACAGCGCCCGCGATACCTTCCGCATGCTGCACGCCAAGGGCGTGTTCATGGAGGCCAAGCCGTTCTCGGTGGGGTTCCGTATCGAACACCCGCAGTCGCTGATCGACAAGGCGCGCCTGGGCAAGTATGCCGGCCACCCGAAACTCGGCGCCGCCGACTACAAGCTGGTGCACCACGCCAAGAACGGTCGTTCGGTGTACAGCTTCTGCATGTGCCCGGGCGGCACCGTGGTCGCCGCCACCAGCGAACCGGGCCGGGTAGTCACCAACGGCATGAGCCAGTACTCGCGTAACGAACGCAATGCCAACTCCGGCATCGTCGTCGGCATCGACCCCGAGCGCGACTACCCGGGCGGCCCATTGGCCGGTATCGAGTTGCAGGAGCGCCTGGAGGCGCACGCCTACGTGATGGGCGGCAGCAACTACCAGGCCCCCGCGCAGCTGGTCGGCGACTTTGTCGCCGGGCGTGCGTCCACCGCGCTGGGCAGTGTCGAGCCTTCGTACAAACCAGGGGTCACCCTGGGCGACCTGGCGCCGAGCCTGCCGGACTTCGCCATCGAGGCGATCCGCGAAGCGCTGCCGGCGTTCGATCGCCAGATCAAGGGCTACAACCTGCATGACGCGGTGTTGACCGGCATCGAGACGCGCACCTCCTCGCCACTGCGCATCACCCGTGGCGCCGACTACCAGAGCCTGAACCTCAAGGGCCTGTTCCCCGCCGGTGAAGGCGCAGGCTATGCCGGCGGCATCCTGTCGGCAGGCGTCGACGGCATTCGCATCGCCGAAGCCGTGGCGCGGGACATGCTCGGGCTGAACGACTGA
- a CDS encoding branched-chain amino acid ABC transporter substrate-binding protein, with product MIKISKLFAAMVLAGVASHSFAADTIKIGIAGPKTGPVTQYGDMQFTGAKQAIKDINAKGGVDGKMLEAKEYDDACDPKQAVAVANKVVNDGVKFVIGHLCSSSTQPASDIYEDEGVIMITPAATSPEITSRGYKLIFRTIGLDSAQGPAAGNYIADHVKPKVVAVLHDKQQYGEGIATAVKTTLEGKGVKVAVFEGLNAGDKDFSSIIQKLKQNNVDFVYYGGYHPELGLILRQAQEKGLKAKFMGPEGVGNDSISQIAQGASEGLLVTLPKSFDADPENKAIVDAIKADGKDPSGPFVFPAYSAVELIAGGIKAAKSEDTDKVAAAIHAGTFKTPTGELSYDDKGDLKNFKFVVYEWHFGKPKTEVSPQ from the coding sequence ATGATCAAGATTTCCAAGCTGTTCGCCGCAATGGTTCTGGCCGGGGTTGCCAGCCATTCGTTTGCCGCCGATACCATCAAGATCGGTATCGCAGGTCCCAAGACCGGCCCGGTCACGCAATACGGCGACATGCAGTTCACCGGCGCCAAACAGGCCATCAAGGACATCAACGCCAAGGGCGGCGTCGATGGCAAGATGCTCGAAGCCAAGGAATACGACGACGCGTGCGACCCTAAACAGGCCGTGGCCGTCGCCAACAAAGTGGTCAACGACGGCGTCAAGTTCGTCATCGGCCACCTGTGCTCCAGCTCCACCCAGCCGGCGTCCGACATCTACGAAGACGAAGGCGTGATCATGATCACCCCCGCCGCCACCTCCCCGGAAATCACCAGCCGTGGCTACAAGCTGATCTTCCGCACCATCGGCCTGGACAGCGCCCAGGGCCCGGCCGCCGGCAACTACATCGCCGACCACGTCAAGCCGAAAGTGGTCGCCGTGCTGCACGACAAGCAGCAATACGGCGAAGGCATCGCCACCGCGGTGAAGACCACCCTGGAAGGCAAAGGCGTCAAGGTTGCCGTGTTCGAGGGCCTGAACGCCGGTGACAAGGACTTCTCCTCGATCATCCAGAAACTCAAGCAGAACAACGTCGACTTCGTCTACTACGGCGGCTACCACCCGGAGCTGGGCCTGATCCTGCGCCAGGCCCAGGAGAAGGGCCTGAAAGCCAAGTTCATGGGCCCGGAAGGCGTGGGTAACGACTCCATCTCGCAGATCGCCCAAGGCGCTTCCGAAGGCCTGCTGGTGACCCTGCCCAAGTCCTTCGACGCCGACCCAGAGAACAAGGCCATCGTCGATGCCATCAAGGCCGACGGCAAGGACCCGAGCGGTCCGTTCGTGTTCCCGGCCTACTCCGCCGTGGAGCTGATCGCCGGTGGCATCAAGGCGGCCAAGTCCGAAGACACCGACAAGGTGGCAGCCGCCATCCACGCCGGCACCTTCAAGACCCCGACCGGCGAGCTGTCGTACGACGACAAGGGCGACCTGAAGAACTTCAAGTTCGTTGTCTACGAATGGCACTTCGGCAAGCCGAAGACCGAAGTTTCCCCTCAGTAA
- a CDS encoding OmpA family protein, with the protein MSSHKTLALALCLAMTGCASHSQDSSKDSALNWWPFGSDQVADQEVKEAVVEKVAKADAKSESSSRWWWPFGGDAKPGKVAAVPKIDQKATQAWLDQYEPKVREAIKGSKFELERREDVLVVTIPVDSSYNPDRPNMLLPVTLGPITQVAKVVETDSKTAVLVLGHADSSGATAANQKLSLERAASVSAIFRLSGLQRDRLMLKGMGSVMPRAANDSAEGRALNRRVELLLTPQNTMVALLAKYQQAAPAPTPAAMVAVQDAKAPAAKAATAKPAAKAAAKPAAKKPAAKAKAPAKASTTAKKKATAAKPAAKKAATDKKVAANSPAKTN; encoded by the coding sequence ATGTCTTCACATAAAACCTTAGCACTCGCCCTGTGCCTGGCCATGACCGGCTGCGCCAGCCATTCGCAGGATTCGTCCAAGGACAGCGCGCTCAACTGGTGGCCGTTTGGTTCGGACCAGGTCGCCGACCAGGAAGTGAAAGAGGCCGTGGTCGAGAAGGTCGCCAAGGCCGATGCCAAGTCCGAGAGCAGCAGCCGCTGGTGGTGGCCGTTTGGTGGCGACGCCAAGCCGGGCAAGGTCGCGGCTGTGCCGAAGATCGACCAGAAAGCCACCCAGGCCTGGCTTGACCAGTACGAACCCAAGGTCCGCGAGGCCATCAAGGGCAGCAAGTTCGAACTGGAGCGCCGCGAGGACGTGCTGGTCGTGACCATCCCGGTGGACAGCTCGTACAACCCGGACCGTCCGAACATGCTGCTGCCGGTCACCCTCGGCCCGATCACCCAGGTGGCCAAGGTCGTCGAGACCGACAGCAAGACCGCCGTGCTGGTGCTCGGCCACGCCGACAGCAGCGGTGCCACCGCCGCCAACCAGAAGCTCAGCCTCGAGCGCGCCGCCTCGGTGTCGGCGATTTTCCGCCTCAGCGGCCTGCAGCGTGACCGCCTGATGCTCAAGGGCATGGGCTCGGTGATGCCGCGCGCTGCCAACGACAGCGCCGAGGGCCGTGCCCTGAACCGTCGCGTCGAACTGCTGCTGACCCCGCAGAACACCATGGTCGCGCTGCTGGCCAAGTACCAGCAGGCCGCACCCGCGCCGACGCCGGCTGCCATGGTCGCGGTGCAAGACGCCAAGGCCCCTGCAGCCAAGGCCGCGACCGCCAAGCCCGCCGCCAAGGCCGCCGCCAAGCCTGCGGCGAAGAAACCGGCCGCCAAAGCCAAGGCCCCGGCCAAGGCCAGCACCACCGCGAAGAAGAAGGCCACTGCGGCCAAGCCCGCCGCGAAGAAGGCCGCCACCGACAAGAAAGTCGCCGCCAACAGCCCTGCGAAGACCAACTGA
- a CDS encoding NAD(P)-dependent oxidoreductase: MSTALPSLGFAGIGLMGLPMCRRLLAAGYPLTVWNRSADKCAELVAAGARLASSPAELCAAVDMVLLCLADTAVVREVVFGEQGIAQGGRSGQLLVDLSSLEPTATREMAAALAALCGMAWLDAPVSGGTPGAEAGSLAIMVGGEAHDLARARPVLLTLGQRVTHMGAVGAGQVTKACNQMIVACNALVIAEVVALAEQSGVDARLLAEALAGGFADSKPLQILAPQMAEGRFEPVKWHVRTLLKDLDGAVKLSREQGSATPLSALAAQLMRLHGSQGYLEKDPATLVALYRNKD, encoded by the coding sequence ATGAGTACTGCCTTGCCTTCGTTGGGGTTCGCCGGGATCGGCTTGATGGGGCTGCCGATGTGCCGCCGCTTGCTGGCGGCCGGCTACCCGCTGACCGTGTGGAACCGCAGCGCCGACAAGTGCGCCGAGCTGGTCGCTGCCGGCGCGCGCCTGGCCAGCAGCCCCGCCGAGCTGTGCGCGGCGGTGGACATGGTGCTGCTGTGCCTGGCCGACACGGCGGTGGTGCGCGAGGTGGTCTTCGGTGAACAGGGCATTGCCCAGGGCGGGCGCAGCGGTCAGCTGCTGGTGGACTTGTCCAGCCTCGAGCCGACCGCCACCCGGGAGATGGCCGCGGCACTGGCGGCGCTGTGTGGCATGGCCTGGCTCGATGCGCCGGTGTCGGGCGGCACCCCAGGCGCCGAGGCCGGCAGCCTGGCGATCATGGTCGGCGGCGAGGCGCATGACCTGGCGCGGGCGCGCCCGGTCCTGCTGACCCTGGGCCAGCGGGTCACGCACATGGGGGCGGTGGGCGCCGGGCAGGTGACCAAGGCCTGCAACCAGATGATCGTCGCCTGCAACGCCCTGGTGATTGCCGAGGTGGTGGCTTTGGCCGAGCAGTCAGGGGTCGATGCACGCTTGCTTGCCGAGGCCCTGGCCGGTGGCTTCGCCGACTCCAAGCCATTGCAGATCCTCGCCCCGCAGATGGCCGAGGGCCGCTTCGAGCCGGTCAAGTGGCATGTGCGTACCCTGCTCAAGGACCTCGACGGCGCGGTGAAGCTCTCCCGCGAGCAGGGCTCGGCGACCCCGCTCAGTGCCCTCGCCGCGCAATTGATGCGCCTGCACGGTAGCCAGGGGTATCTGGAAAAAGATCCGGCGACCCTGGTAGCGCTGTATCGCAACAAGGATTGA
- a CDS encoding DUF2288 domain-containing protein has product MTDQVSTLYAKLLGETAVIEWKALERFWAKGDLIWVDPSLDLITVAEAMAENRREIFAKWRNDGSVGPVSAEQALELQTRDPEIWAVVVSPFIVIQAKKAE; this is encoded by the coding sequence ATGACTGATCAAGTAAGCACCCTCTATGCCAAATTGCTCGGCGAGACCGCCGTCATCGAGTGGAAAGCCCTGGAGCGTTTCTGGGCCAAGGGTGACCTGATTTGGGTCGACCCCTCCCTCGACCTGATCACCGTTGCCGAGGCGATGGCCGAGAATCGCCGCGAGATCTTCGCCAAGTGGCGCAATGATGGCAGTGTCGGGCCGGTCTCTGCCGAGCAGGCGCTCGAGCTGCAAACCCGCGATCCAGAGATCTGGGCGGTGGTGGTTTCGCCGTTCATCGTGATCCAGGCGAAGAAAGCGGAATAA